The Nostoc sp. UHCC 0302 genome includes a window with the following:
- a CDS encoding SAM-dependent methyltransferase yields MSETQDLVSLSARMAAAVRALETQRADGLFKDPLAAVLAGKEIIAEIEPKVKEYDKEGKPIIAVRTRFFDDFLILHTEKIQQVVILGAGMDTRAFRLPWKPNTHLYELDRREILEYKNSVLGNTPSECSRYSLGVDITELWADLLLAKGYKLEIPTVWLAEGLLYYLNETEVHQLLRVITQLSISGSWFLADIMNSYLVSQRNEPLAQYFKYECDEPEKFFSIYGWDALVVQAGDEGANFGRFTLKFPPREVYGPHYFFVKALLK; encoded by the coding sequence ATGTCTGAAACTCAAGATTTAGTTAGTTTATCTGCACGTATGGCGGCTGCTGTTCGGGCTTTAGAAACACAAAGAGCCGATGGTTTATTCAAAGATCCATTAGCAGCTGTACTTGCTGGAAAAGAAATTATTGCTGAAATAGAGCCTAAAGTTAAAGAGTATGATAAAGAAGGGAAACCAATTATTGCTGTACGTACCCGTTTTTTTGATGATTTCCTAATATTGCACACAGAGAAAATACAACAAGTTGTTATTTTAGGAGCCGGAATGGATACCAGAGCTTTCCGACTTCCCTGGAAACCTAATACCCATTTGTACGAATTGGATCGTAGAGAAATACTTGAATATAAAAACTCTGTTTTAGGGAATACACCTAGCGAATGCAGTCGCTATTCTCTTGGAGTAGATATAACAGAATTGTGGGCAGATTTACTTTTAGCTAAAGGGTACAAATTAGAAATACCTACCGTGTGGCTGGCAGAAGGATTGTTATATTATCTCAATGAAACAGAAGTACATCAATTGCTTAGAGTAATTACTCAATTAAGTATTTCGGGTAGCTGGTTTCTGGCTGATATCATGAACTCTTATCTTGTATCCCAAAGAAATGAACCTCTAGCTCAATACTTTAAATACGAATGTGACGAACCAGAAAAGTTCTTTTCTATCTACGGCTGGGATGCATTAGTTGTTCAAGCAGGAGATGAAGGAGCTAACTTTGGTCGTTTTACTCTTAAATTTCCGCCTCGTGAGGTCTATGGGCCTCACTATTTTTTTGTTAAAGCACTTTTAAAATAA
- a CDS encoding filamentous hemagglutinin N-terminal domain-containing protein has translation MDFSVKFMKSLKKRLNKNPKFKRSQVLFWSIQGSALSYLLFTCLSVTAQISPDKTLPINSQVTPQGNTNVIEGGTQKGNNWFHSFEQFSIVSGSTAYFNNSINIQNIFTRITGNSISNINGILKANGIANVFLINPNGIIFGPNAQLNIGGSFFASTANAIKFADGFDFKTNGSKTETVLTISRPIGLQITNNSGSIQVQGIANGLIAPSGLNSPIKRNISISGLRVAQGKTLALVGGDINLEGGNLTAEQGIIELGAVYSGFVSLSPVNQGWTLSYEGSPYFKNINLLKQSLIDASGNIGGLIVLQGKQISFDEGSIALIQNFGSQNWGAIKVNASESLKVSRVSSNGKFLSLLKTESIGSGTGGDIKIITNNLVLQEGGIIGTRNYSDGIGGNINIDAAKSVDLTGFSSSKYTNNSAINATSLSSGKAGDITVSTRNFSAQDGGAITSLARGSGDGGNVNINASNYVKLLNSAELINSGQEYINYIPSYLSAETVLQGNAGSLNLNTSLLVVGEHAKLNTSTRGFGNAGTLNINARNIKVSGTVNSSAIRADIATQKLFGSPSLPSGSPGEVIINAERLNITNGGQASITNEGTSTVGGKLTINAVSVSLDKKSSVAASTASGEGGEIQVNTRDLLLNDESTITASADNKGNGGNIVLNADIISALKNSGIAADAFEGRGGNITINAKGLFLSFDSFITASSQFGINGTVQFNIVDPHLYPIQLKVKGISEDPQVTSTCHAQAGTGVSNIVVHNFRSLQPNPNGIADNNLEQNAVEAVNNLQSPNSSTSKQPIEIIEANSVSRDSQGNLFLTTNEAIPTSDAASLSASSCFSAPQ, from the coding sequence ATGGATTTTTCAGTAAAATTTATGAAAAGCTTAAAAAAAAGATTAAATAAAAATCCTAAATTTAAACGTAGTCAAGTATTATTCTGGAGTATTCAAGGCAGTGCTTTATCTTATCTGCTGTTTACTTGTTTATCAGTCACAGCACAAATATCACCAGATAAAACATTACCTATTAATTCTCAAGTCACACCCCAGGGTAATACTAATGTCATTGAGGGCGGTACTCAAAAAGGTAATAATTGGTTCCATAGCTTTGAGCAATTTTCTATAGTCTCAGGAAGTACAGCTTACTTTAATAATAGTATAAATATTCAAAATATCTTTACTCGAATTACAGGAAATTCAATTTCTAATATCAATGGCATTTTGAAAGCCAACGGTATCGCTAATGTCTTCTTAATCAATCCTAACGGAATTATCTTTGGCCCCAATGCCCAATTAAACATCGGGGGTTCATTTTTTGCAAGTACTGCTAATGCTATCAAATTTGCAGATGGTTTTGATTTCAAAACAAATGGCAGCAAAACGGAAACAGTTTTGACTATTAGTAGACCCATTGGTTTACAAATAACCAATAATTCTGGAAGTATCCAAGTTCAGGGAATAGCTAATGGATTGATAGCTCCAAGCGGACTTAACTCTCCTATTAAGAGAAACATTAGTATTTCTGGATTACGTGTAGCTCAAGGAAAAACACTAGCTTTGGTGGGAGGTGATATTAACTTAGAGGGCGGTAATTTAACCGCAGAGCAAGGAATAATTGAGTTAGGTGCTGTTTATTCTGGTTTCGTTAGCCTTAGCCCAGTAAATCAAGGGTGGACTCTGAGCTACGAAGGATCGCCTTACTTTAAAAACATTAATTTATTGAAACAATCATTAATAGATGCCAGTGGGAATATCGGTGGCTTAATTGTCCTACAAGGAAAGCAGATTTCTTTTGACGAAGGTTCAATAGCTCTAATCCAGAACTTTGGATCGCAAAATTGGGGAGCTATAAAAGTTAATGCCTCCGAATCGCTTAAAGTGAGCAGAGTTTCTTCAAATGGTAAATTTCTTAGCCTTTTAAAAACTGAATCAATAGGTTCTGGTACTGGAGGAGATATCAAAATTATTACTAATAATTTAGTTCTTCAAGAAGGAGGAATTATTGGTACTAGAAACTATAGTGATGGTATTGGCGGCAATATCAACATAGATGCTGCTAAATCAGTTGATTTAACTGGTTTTTCATCTAGTAAATATACTAATAATAGTGCCATAAATGCTACTTCTTTAAGTTCGGGAAAAGCAGGAGATATAACAGTATCAACTAGAAATTTTTCAGCCCAAGACGGAGGAGCAATAACATCTCTAGCTCGTGGATCAGGAGATGGAGGAAATGTAAATATAAATGCGTCCAATTATGTAAAACTTTTAAACTCCGCTGAATTAATTAATTCAGGTCAAGAATACATAAACTATATTCCTAGTTACTTATCTGCTGAGACTGTATTGCAGGGAAATGCTGGGAGTTTAAACCTTAACACTTCACTCTTAGTAGTAGGAGAACACGCAAAGCTTAATACTTCTACTAGAGGATTTGGTAATGCCGGAACTCTTAATATTAATGCTCGTAATATAAAAGTAAGCGGGACAGTAAACTCTTCTGCCATCAGAGCAGATATAGCAACTCAAAAACTATTTGGTTCTCCTTCCCTCCCAAGTGGTTCCCCTGGAGAAGTAATTATCAATGCTGAACGCTTAAATATAACAAATGGTGGACAAGCTAGTATCACAAATGAGGGAACCAGTACTGTTGGTGGTAAGCTCACAATTAATGCTGTTTCTGTTTCTTTAGATAAGAAAAGTTCTGTTGCTGCCTCAACTGCTTCCGGTGAAGGTGGTGAGATTCAAGTGAATACAAGAGATTTGCTTTTGAATGACGAAAGTACTATCACCGCGTCCGCAGATAATAAGGGGAATGGGGGAAATATTGTTCTCAATGCAGACATAATATCTGCTTTAAAGAACAGTGGTATTGCCGCAGATGCCTTTGAGGGTCGTGGTGGAAATATCACAATTAATGCTAAAGGACTCTTCCTTTCCTTTGATAGCTTTATTACAGCAAGTTCTCAGTTCGGAATTAATGGTACTGTTCAATTTAACATTGTTGATCCTCACCTTTACCCTATTCAACTAAAAGTAAAAGGAATTTCAGAAGATCCTCAAGTCACCTCAACCTGTCATGCCCAAGCAGGCACAGGAGTGAGTAACATTGTAGTTCATAATTTTCGTAGCCTACAACCTAACCCTAATGGGATAGCGGATAATAATCTTGAGCAAAATGCAGTTGAAGCGGTCAATAATTTGCAGTCCCCGAATTCATCAACAAGTAAGCAGCCTATAGAAATTATAGAAGCCAATAGTGTAAGCCGAGATTCTCAAGGAAATTTATTTTTAACGACAAACGAAGCAATTCCAACCTCTGATGCTGCTTCGTTATCCGCAAGTTCTTGTTTTTCAGCACCACAGTAA